The proteins below are encoded in one region of Segatella copri:
- the pckA gene encoding phosphoenolpyruvate carboxykinase (ATP), whose protein sequence is MAKFDKSVLAKYGITGTTEVLYNPSYEVLFNEETKEGLEGFEVGQETELGAVNVMTGIYTGRSPKDKFIVDDATSHDTVWWDSEEYHNDNHKATPEAWNAVKEIAKKELSNKKLFVVDGFCGTHKDTRMKVRFIVEVAWQAHFVTNMFIRPQNEAEFDQEPDFIVYNASKAKVENWKELGLHSETAVVFNVTSKEQVIINTWYGGEMKKGMFSMMNYFLPLKGMASMHCSANTDMNGENTAIFFGLSGTGKTTLSTDPKRKLIGDDEHGWDDEGVFNFEGGCYAKVINLDKESEPDIYGAITRDALLENVTVAKDGKIDFADKTVTENTRVSYPIYHIKNIQRPFSQGPAAKQVIFLSADAFGVLPPVSILNAEQTKYYFLSGFTAKLAGTERGITEPTPTFSACFGQAFLELHPTKYAEELVKKMQKSGAKAYLVNTGWNGTGKRISIRDTRGIIDAILDHSIDAAPTKTIPFFNFVVPTQLEGVDPKILDPRDTYAEASQWEEKAKDLAARFIKNFKKYETNEAGKALVAAGPQL, encoded by the coding sequence ATGGCAAAGTTTGATAAGTCAGTTTTAGCAAAGTACGGAATCACAGGTACAACTGAGGTTCTCTACAATCCTTCTTATGAGGTATTGTTCAATGAGGAGACTAAGGAAGGTCTCGAGGGTTTTGAGGTTGGTCAGGAGACTGAGCTCGGTGCAGTTAACGTAATGACTGGTATTTACACTGGTCGTTCTCCTAAAGACAAGTTCATCGTTGACGATGCTACATCTCACGACACTGTATGGTGGGATTCTGAGGAGTATCACAACGATAACCACAAGGCAACTCCAGAGGCATGGAACGCCGTTAAGGAGATCGCTAAGAAGGAGCTTTCTAATAAGAAGTTGTTCGTAGTAGATGGTTTCTGCGGTACACACAAGGATACACGTATGAAGGTACGTTTCATCGTTGAGGTAGCATGGCAGGCACACTTCGTAACAAATATGTTCATCCGTCCTCAGAACGAGGCTGAGTTCGATCAGGAGCCAGACTTCATCGTTTACAATGCTTCTAAGGCAAAGGTTGAGAACTGGAAGGAGTTGGGTCTCCACTCAGAGACAGCCGTTGTATTCAACGTAACTTCTAAGGAGCAGGTTATCATCAACACATGGTATGGTGGTGAGATGAAGAAGGGTATGTTCTCTATGATGAACTACTTCTTGCCATTGAAGGGTATGGCTTCTATGCACTGCTCTGCCAACACAGATATGAACGGTGAGAACACTGCTATCTTCTTCGGTCTTTCTGGTACAGGTAAGACTACATTGTCAACAGACCCTAAGCGTAAGTTGATCGGTGACGATGAGCACGGATGGGACGACGAGGGTGTGTTCAACTTCGAAGGTGGTTGCTACGCTAAGGTTATCAACCTCGACAAGGAGTCTGAGCCAGACATCTACGGTGCTATCACACGTGACGCTCTCCTCGAGAACGTAACTGTAGCTAAGGATGGTAAGATTGACTTCGCAGATAAGACTGTTACCGAGAATACTCGTGTATCTTATCCTATCTACCACATCAAGAACATCCAGCGTCCATTCTCTCAGGGTCCAGCTGCTAAGCAGGTTATCTTCCTCTCAGCAGATGCATTCGGTGTATTGCCACCAGTATCTATCTTGAACGCTGAGCAGACTAAGTACTACTTCCTCTCTGGCTTCACAGCTAAGTTGGCTGGTACAGAGCGCGGTATCACCGAGCCTACTCCAACATTCTCTGCTTGCTTCGGTCAGGCATTCTTGGAGTTGCACCCAACTAAGTACGCTGAGGAGTTGGTAAAGAAGATGCAGAAGTCTGGTGCTAAGGCATACTTGGTTAACACAGGTTGGAACGGTACAGGCAAGCGTATCTCTATCCGCGATACACGTGGTATCATCGACGCTATCCTCGACCACTCAATCGACGCTGCTCCTACAAAGACTATCCCATTCTTCAACTTCGTAGTTCCTACACAGTTGGAAGGCGTAGATCCTAAGATCCTCGATCCACGTGATACATACGCTGAGGCTTCTCAGTGGGAGGAGAAGGCTAAGGATTTGGCTGCTCGTTTCATCAAGAACTTCAAGAAGTATGAGACAAACGAGGCTGGTAAGGCTCTCGTTGCTGCTGGTCCACAGCTCTAA
- the upp gene encoding uracil phosphoribosyltransferase: MKINNLSEHNCIINRYLAEMRDCDYQKNRLLFRNNIMRIGEYEAFEISKTLNYEKTEVTTPLGVAQVNLPTEKIVIGTIFRAGLPFHEGFLNIFDHSGNAFVSAYREYTNKEHTEVGVHIEYLATPDLTDKVLIIADPMLATGISMEMGMKAFLTKGNPKHIHIACVLAAPEGIEHVKKTFPEDKTTIWCASIDEGLNEHKYIVPGFGDAGDLCYGSKL; this comes from the coding sequence ATGAAGATAAATAATCTGAGCGAGCACAATTGCATCATCAACCGCTATCTGGCAGAGATGCGTGACTGCGATTATCAAAAGAACCGATTGCTCTTCCGCAACAACATTATGAGAATCGGTGAGTATGAAGCCTTTGAAATATCAAAGACTCTTAATTACGAAAAGACTGAGGTGACTACACCACTCGGTGTGGCCCAGGTCAATCTTCCTACCGAAAAGATTGTCATCGGTACTATATTCCGTGCCGGACTTCCTTTCCACGAAGGTTTCCTCAATATTTTCGACCACTCTGGCAATGCCTTTGTGAGTGCTTATCGCGAGTATACCAACAAGGAGCATACTGAGGTGGGCGTACATATCGAATACCTCGCTACACCTGATCTTACGGATAAGGTGCTCATCATTGCCGACCCTATGCTTGCCACAGGTATCAGCATGGAGATGGGCATGAAGGCTTTCCTCACCAAGGGCAATCCTAAACATATCCACATTGCCTGTGTTCTCGCTGCACCTGAGGGCATTGAGCACGTCAAGAAGACCTTCCCTGAGGACAAGACTACCATCTGGTGTGCCTCTATTGATGAGGGGTTGAACGAGCATAAGTATATCGTGCCAGGCTTCGGCGACGCCGGCGACTTGTGCTATGGCAGCAAGCTCTAA
- a CDS encoding S8 family peptidase: MKKFTNLCFAILSIFCSCQGNIEDVQNSTQFQTTHEATNECNYYWYNGKKIELIVDSTKNFIVYNSEKPILKKIKGGEFQKGISTTRSGGQSKASWAIVEKENCTRSTLNNIDTSYKSPMYISKETGKSIGISNLIHIKLKDSKDKKILEELESSLHISIYSQNEYLPLWYTVFCQDNSHGNSLELCNKLQESNKFAYVEPDIMIDLAQGVTSFVAPNDPLYSDQWNLHGKYSINWEEASLLANGKGVKIGLIDTGVDATHPDYDSQKVYHAYDAYIGDWFANGLYSSHGMACAGTIVTIPNNKKGLVGIASNSELQSYSDPLTARPNISQNLASDLCIAFNSTDVVSCSWGGNDLNSSEIKEAITYYASWGRNNKGVIIVFASGNDSGPVTFPANYDEKILVVGASNKFGNKANFSNYGKEIDVVAPGVDIPTTGWTESDTSTYNYIKFSGTSAACPQVAAVAALVLSINPNLTSKEVCDIIEKTAQKVGSKPYSTYSNRPNGTWNEYMGYGLVDAAAAVKAAKSTLK, from the coding sequence ATGAAAAAGTTTACGAATTTATGCTTTGCAATTCTTTCAATATTTTGTAGCTGTCAAGGCAATATTGAAGATGTCCAAAACTCTACCCAATTTCAAACAACCCATGAAGCGACCAATGAATGCAATTATTATTGGTACAATGGCAAGAAGATAGAGCTCATTGTTGACTCGACAAAAAATTTCATTGTTTACAACTCGGAAAAGCCTATACTTAAAAAGATTAAAGGAGGTGAATTTCAAAAAGGCATTTCTACAACGAGAAGCGGTGGACAATCAAAAGCATCATGGGCTATTGTAGAAAAAGAGAATTGCACAAGAAGTACCCTCAACAATATTGATACTTCCTACAAATCACCTATGTACATTTCTAAAGAGACAGGCAAAAGCATCGGTATTAGCAACCTAATTCATATAAAACTGAAAGATAGTAAAGATAAGAAAATACTGGAGGAACTAGAGAGCAGTTTACATATTTCAATTTATTCCCAAAATGAATACCTACCTCTATGGTATACGGTTTTCTGTCAAGACAATTCACATGGCAATAGCTTGGAATTATGCAACAAGTTGCAAGAAAGCAATAAATTTGCATATGTCGAGCCAGACATTATGATAGATTTAGCACAAGGAGTAACATCTTTTGTTGCTCCAAACGACCCATTATATTCCGACCAATGGAATCTTCACGGAAAATATTCTATCAATTGGGAAGAAGCGAGTCTATTAGCCAATGGTAAAGGTGTCAAGATTGGTTTAATCGACACTGGAGTAGATGCAACTCACCCTGACTACGACTCACAAAAAGTATATCATGCATACGATGCATATATAGGGGATTGGTTCGCAAATGGACTTTACAGCTCTCACGGTATGGCATGCGCTGGAACCATTGTCACGATTCCAAACAACAAAAAAGGATTAGTCGGAATAGCTTCAAATTCTGAACTTCAAAGCTATAGCGACCCTCTTACTGCTAGACCAAACATTTCTCAAAATCTAGCTTCTGATTTATGTATTGCTTTCAACAGCACCGATGTTGTAAGTTGTTCTTGGGGAGGTAATGATTTAAATAGTTCTGAAATCAAGGAAGCCATAACCTATTATGCATCATGGGGAAGAAACAACAAAGGGGTTATTATCGTATTTGCTTCTGGAAACGACTCTGGTCCCGTAACCTTCCCAGCAAACTATGATGAAAAGATTCTAGTTGTAGGTGCCTCTAACAAATTTGGAAATAAAGCAAATTTCAGCAACTATGGAAAAGAGATTGATGTTGTAGCTCCTGGCGTAGATATTCCAACAACAGGATGGACAGAATCAGATACTAGCACCTATAATTATATAAAATTTTCAGGCACTTCTGCAGCTTGCCCACAAGTTGCTGCCGTAGCAGCATTAGTTTTGTCCATCAATCCAAACTTAACAAGCAAAGAAGTATGCGACATCATTGAAAAGACGGCACAGAAAGTAGGAAGCAAGCCTTACTCTACATACAGCAACAGACCTAATGGCACATGGAATGAATATATGGGTTATGGGCTTGTTGATGCAGCTGCTGCAGTAAAAGCCGCAAAATCTACATTAAAATAA
- a CDS encoding nucleoside kinase has protein sequence MKQVIQIRCKNNKKSQKVEIGSTLFDIFSAFDLKMTHGPVSARVNNKVEGMHYRVYNSKDVEFLDMTSSSGSRAYTRTLFFVLCKAVQDIYPATDVVIDIPVSNGFYVDIRLGRPVVDEDVNIIRRRMQEIIDARMPIRRFTVPTEEAVALFQEKGDVEKVKLLKTSGSIYTTYYKIGDYVDYYYGTLLTNTSQLYLFGLEKYYDGMLLRIPSLKNPDVLGEMTRQDKMFEIFKEHHRWQSILGIRTVGDFNQAIDANHSTDIINISEALQEKKIANIAEEIASRKGVKLVLLAGPSSSGKTTSCKRLSIQLAVNGLKPLQISLDDYFVDREKTPKDASGEYDYESIYALDLDLINEQFNALFRGEEVELPKYDFQSGKSKKSGNKLKMNDNNVLVVEGIHALNPELTAHIPQEQIFRVYASALTTILLDNHNYIPTTDNRLLRRIIRDYKYRGVSAQETIHRWPSVRAGENKWIFPFQENADAMLNTAMLYELAVIKTQAEPLLQQVPENCEEYAEAYRLLKFLKYFKGIPYNNLPPTSLLREFLGGSSFHY, from the coding sequence ATGAAACAAGTAATTCAAATCCGTTGCAAAAATAATAAAAAATCTCAGAAAGTAGAAATCGGAAGCACACTTTTTGATATTTTTTCAGCATTTGACCTCAAAATGACCCACGGACCGGTGTCTGCAAGGGTAAATAATAAGGTTGAAGGCATGCATTATCGTGTTTATAATTCTAAAGATGTAGAATTTCTTGATATGACTTCTTCATCCGGTTCGCGTGCATATACCCGTACCCTCTTCTTTGTTCTCTGCAAGGCGGTACAGGACATTTATCCTGCTACAGATGTGGTGATTGATATCCCCGTATCGAATGGTTTCTACGTAGATATCCGCCTGGGCAGACCTGTTGTAGATGAAGATGTGAACATTATCCGCCGTCGCATGCAGGAGATTATCGATGCCAGGATGCCGATACGCCGCTTCACCGTGCCTACCGAAGAGGCAGTTGCGCTGTTCCAGGAGAAAGGGGATGTTGAGAAGGTGAAACTGCTCAAGACATCGGGATCAATCTATACTACCTATTATAAAATAGGTGATTATGTAGATTATTACTACGGCACGCTGCTCACCAATACCTCGCAGCTCTATCTCTTCGGGCTGGAGAAATATTATGATGGCATGCTCCTGCGCATTCCTTCGCTCAAGAACCCGGATGTGCTGGGCGAAATGACCCGACAGGACAAGATGTTTGAGATATTCAAGGAGCATCATCGCTGGCAGAGTATCCTGGGCATCAGGACTGTAGGCGATTTTAACCAGGCGATAGATGCCAATCATTCTACCGACATCATCAATATCAGCGAGGCGCTGCAGGAGAAGAAGATTGCCAATATTGCTGAGGAGATTGCCAGCCGCAAGGGCGTGAAACTGGTGCTGCTGGCAGGCCCTTCTTCTTCGGGCAAGACCACTTCGTGCAAGCGCCTGAGCATACAGCTTGCCGTAAACGGATTGAAACCGCTCCAGATTTCGCTCGATGATTATTTCGTAGATAGGGAGAAAACGCCGAAGGATGCTTCGGGCGAATATGATTATGAGAGCATCTATGCCCTGGATCTCGATTTGATCAACGAGCAGTTCAACGCCTTGTTCCGTGGTGAGGAGGTAGAATTGCCGAAGTATGATTTCCAGAGCGGAAAGAGTAAAAAGAGCGGCAACAAGCTGAAGATGAACGATAATAATGTGCTGGTGGTAGAGGGCATTCATGCATTGAACCCAGAGCTGACGGCCCACATCCCGCAGGAGCAGATATTCAGAGTATATGCTTCGGCGCTGACCACGATTCTTCTGGATAATCACAATTATATCCCGACAACAGACAACCGTTTGCTTCGCCGCATCATCCGCGATTACAAGTATCGAGGTGTCTCTGCCCAGGAAACCATTCATCGCTGGCCTTCGGTAAGGGCGGGTGAGAACAAGTGGATATTCCCGTTCCAGGAGAATGCCGATGCGATGCTCAATACGGCAATGCTTTATGAACTGGCTGTGATTAAGACGCAGGCAGAGCCGCTGCTGCAGCAGGTTCCGGAGAATTGCGAGGAATATGCTGAGGCTTACCGGTTGCTTAAGTTCCTGAAATACTTCAAGGGTATACCTTATAATAATCTGCCGCCTACTTCGCTTCTGCGAGAGTTCCTGGGGGGCAGCTCGTTTCATTATTAA
- a CDS encoding Na/Pi cotransporter family protein has product MSIWIFFKLIGALALLMFGMKSMSDSLQKMAGPQLRHVLGTMTTNRLTGILSGTLITAAVQSSTATTVMTVSFVNAGLLTLAQAISVIMGANIGTTLTAWIMSAGFSFNITDFVWPAFFIAIILIYSKKRKIIGDFIFGISFMFLGLGTLRQTGIDMDLAHNQPVLEFFASFDPHSFQTTITFLIIGSILTMCVQSSAAVMAITMILCSTGVLPIYQGIALVMGENIGTTVTSNVAALTANTQARRAAMAHMVFNIFGVLWILCIFHPFIHLVCGWVGFDDAMEKTDPHFVANATKLSFVLAAFHTTFNLANTFILVWFIPQIEKLVCKIIRPKKNTDEDDFRLRFIQSGIMKTPEISVLEAQKEIHCFAERIQRMFGMVKTLLGETNEEKFVKLYSRIEKYEGISDNMEIEIAKYLDQVSDSHLSDETKAKIRAMLREISEIESIGDSCFNIARTLNRRFKGKEDFITSQYEHMHQMMELTDNALTQMNITLVGHKGDNDANLSFNIENEINNYRNQLKSQNINDVNNHLYTYAIGTMYMDIIQECEKLGDYVVNVVEARMGVRQHEA; this is encoded by the coding sequence ATGTCGATTTGGATATTTTTTAAGCTTATTGGAGCACTCGCCCTACTGATGTTCGGTATGAAGTCCATGAGCGACAGTTTGCAGAAGATGGCAGGACCACAGCTCCGCCATGTGTTAGGAACCATGACCACCAATCGTTTGACGGGCATCCTCTCGGGTACGCTCATCACCGCAGCGGTGCAGTCTTCTACAGCCACAACGGTGATGACCGTATCATTCGTTAATGCTGGTCTCCTTACTCTAGCCCAGGCTATCTCCGTTATCATGGGCGCCAACATCGGAACCACGCTCACCGCATGGATCATGAGTGCCGGTTTCTCGTTTAACATCACAGATTTTGTATGGCCGGCGTTCTTCATCGCCATCATCCTGATTTACAGCAAGAAGCGCAAGATTATCGGCGACTTCATCTTCGGTATATCCTTTATGTTTCTCGGTTTGGGAACTTTACGCCAAACCGGTATCGACATGGATCTGGCTCATAATCAGCCGGTTCTTGAATTCTTTGCAAGTTTCGATCCTCACAGTTTCCAGACTACCATCACCTTCCTTATTATTGGTAGTATACTCACTATGTGCGTGCAGAGTTCGGCAGCCGTCATGGCGATTACGATGATTCTCTGCTCTACCGGCGTATTGCCTATCTATCAGGGTATTGCGCTTGTGATGGGTGAGAATATCGGAACAACCGTAACCTCCAATGTGGCAGCGCTCACCGCCAACACCCAGGCCCGGAGAGCGGCGATGGCGCACATGGTATTCAACATCTTCGGTGTGCTTTGGATACTCTGCATATTCCACCCGTTCATCCATCTGGTTTGCGGCTGGGTAGGTTTCGACGATGCCATGGAGAAGACTGATCCTCATTTCGTAGCCAATGCAACCAAGCTATCCTTTGTGCTTGCCGCCTTCCATACCACCTTCAACCTCGCCAATACCTTTATCCTGGTATGGTTCATTCCACAGATAGAGAAGCTGGTATGCAAGATTATCCGTCCTAAGAAGAATACCGATGAGGACGACTTCCGTCTGCGCTTTATCCAGAGCGGTATCATGAAGACACCGGAAATCTCTGTCTTGGAGGCACAGAAGGAAATCCATTGTTTTGCCGAGCGCATCCAGCGCATGTTCGGCATGGTGAAGACGCTTCTTGGCGAGACCAATGAAGAAAAGTTTGTAAAACTCTATAGCCGCATCGAGAAATACGAGGGCATCTCTGACAACATGGAGATAGAGATTGCCAAATATCTCGACCAGGTGAGCGATTCTCATCTTTCTGACGAGACCAAGGCAAAAATCCGCGCCATGCTCCGTGAGATTTCTGAGATAGAGAGTATCGGTGACAGCTGCTTCAACATCGCCCGCACGCTGAACCGCCGTTTCAAGGGCAAGGAAGACTTCATCACTTCACAGTATGAGCACATGCATCAGATGATGGAGCTTACCGACAATGCCCTTACCCAGATGAACATCACACTCGTAGGTCATAAGGGAGACAACGATGCCAACCTCTCTTTCAACATCGAGAACGAAATCAACAACTACCGCAATCAGTTGAAGAGCCAGAACATCAACGATGTAAACAACCATCTTTATACCTACGCCATCGGTACCATGTATATGGATATCATCCAGGAATGCGAGAAGCTCGGCGACTACGTAGTAAACGTAGTAGAGGCCCGCATGGGTGTAAGACAGCATGAAGCTTAG
- a CDS encoding NAD-dependent epimerase/dehydratase family protein, with translation MKILVTGASGFIGSYIVEEALRQGMETWAAVRPTSSRKYLQDERIHFINLNLSSEEELEKELAPHEFDYIVHAAGATKCLHAEDFYKVNTEGTKHLVNVLLRLQMPIRRFVFVSSLSIFGAIREEQPYQEISEHDTPKPNTAYGKSKLEAERYLDSIGNNFPYIILRPTGVYGPREKDYFLMAQSIKQHVDFAVGFKRQDITFVYVQDVVQAVFLALDHGMNGRKYFLSDGEVYQSAAFSDLIKKELGNPWILRIKAPVWVLRIVTFFGEYLGRMTGKMSALNNDKYNILKQRNWRCDIEPAMDELGYHPHYPLERGVKLAIKWYKDNGWL, from the coding sequence ATGAAGATTCTAGTAACGGGTGCGTCGGGCTTTATCGGCAGCTACATCGTGGAAGAGGCCTTGAGACAGGGCATGGAAACCTGGGCGGCAGTACGCCCTACCAGTTCCAGAAAGTATCTGCAAGACGAGCGCATCCATTTTATCAATCTCAATCTTTCTTCAGAGGAAGAGTTGGAGAAAGAACTCGCCCCGCACGAGTTCGACTATATAGTGCATGCAGCCGGCGCAACGAAGTGCCTGCATGCAGAGGACTTTTATAAAGTAAACACAGAGGGAACCAAGCATCTGGTGAACGTCCTTCTGCGCCTCCAGATGCCTATCAGGCGATTTGTCTTTGTCAGTTCGCTCAGCATCTTTGGAGCCATCCGCGAAGAGCAGCCTTATCAGGAAATCTCAGAACATGATACTCCTAAGCCAAATACTGCATACGGAAAGAGTAAGCTGGAGGCAGAACGCTATCTGGACAGCATCGGTAATAACTTCCCTTATATCATCCTCCGCCCTACAGGAGTTTACGGTCCTAGGGAGAAAGATTATTTCCTCATGGCACAGAGCATCAAGCAGCATGTTGACTTTGCAGTAGGATTCAAGCGCCAGGACATCACCTTTGTTTATGTACAGGACGTAGTACAGGCTGTATTCCTGGCTTTGGATCATGGAATGAACGGCAGGAAATACTTCCTCAGCGATGGAGAAGTATATCAGTCGGCTGCCTTCAGCGACCTGATAAAAAAGGAGTTAGGCAATCCTTGGATACTACGCATCAAGGCACCTGTCTGGGTGTTGCGCATCGTAACCTTCTTCGGAGAGTATCTCGGAAGGATGACGGGCAAGATGTCGGCTCTGAACAATGATAAGTACAACATTCTGAAACAGCGCAACTGGCGATGTGATATTGAGCCAGCCATGGATGAACTGGGCTATCATCCTCATTATCCACTGGAAAGAGGTGTGAAGCTCGCCATCAAGTGGTACAAGGATAACGGATGGCTGTAA
- a CDS encoding phosphatase PAP2 family protein, whose product MAVNYKLIRSVIKDYFKIDKNPKKGLMTLEWVMLGYMAITIITMLFTYTKLVNPEAMLWGRLRVLVMTIALWAVYRMIPCRITKMVRIIAQMALLAWWYPDTYEINRMFPNLDHIFAGWEQDLFGCQPALLFAKALPWAVVSELMSMGYFMYYPMIALVSFYYFFCRYYEAERAAFVMLTSFFIYYLIYIYVPVAGPTFYFDAVGISEITKGIFPALGDYFNTHTNCLPTPGYTDGIFYQLVEDAKNAGERPTAAFPSSHVGVSTICMLLVWHTGNRKLLYVMLPFYIFLCLATVYIQAHYLIDAIAGLISAVVIYFALMAVSKRMIEHHTPSSRLRFR is encoded by the coding sequence ATGGCTGTAAATTATAAACTAATAAGAAGCGTGATAAAAGATTATTTCAAGATAGACAAGAACCCGAAGAAGGGACTGATGACACTGGAATGGGTCATGCTGGGATATATGGCAATCACCATTATCACCATGCTCTTTACCTACACCAAACTCGTAAACCCGGAAGCTATGCTCTGGGGACGACTGAGAGTGCTCGTCATGACCATCGCTCTTTGGGCAGTATACCGCATGATACCTTGCCGCATCACCAAGATGGTGCGCATCATCGCCCAGATGGCTTTGCTTGCCTGGTGGTATCCCGACACCTACGAAATCAACCGCATGTTCCCCAACCTCGACCATATCTTTGCAGGTTGGGAGCAGGATCTTTTCGGATGTCAACCCGCCCTGCTCTTTGCCAAAGCCCTGCCTTGGGCTGTAGTAAGCGAACTGATGTCGATGGGCTACTTTATGTATTATCCGATGATTGCATTGGTTTCATTCTATTATTTCTTCTGCAGATATTATGAGGCTGAAAGAGCTGCATTCGTCATGCTCACCAGTTTCTTTATCTACTATCTCATCTACATCTATGTACCGGTAGCGGGTCCGACCTTCTACTTTGATGCAGTAGGGATATCAGAAATAACCAAAGGTATCTTCCCGGCTTTGGGCGATTACTTCAACACCCATACCAACTGCCTGCCAACACCGGGTTACACTGATGGAATCTTCTACCAGCTTGTAGAGGATGCCAAGAACGCCGGCGAGCGTCCTACAGCAGCTTTCCCAAGTTCGCATGTGGGCGTGAGCACCATCTGCATGCTCCTGGTCTGGCATACCGGCAACCGAAAACTGCTATACGTGATGCTGCCATTCTACATCTTCCTGTGTCTGGCAACCGTATATATTCAGGCGCATTATCTCATCGATGCCATCGCCGGCCTCATCTCTGCCGTCGTCATCTATTTTGCATTGATGGCAGTATCGAAGAGAATGATAGAGCATCATACTCCTTCTTCGCGACTGAGATTCAGATAG